Proteins encoded within one genomic window of Odocoileus virginianus isolate 20LAN1187 ecotype Illinois chromosome 2, Ovbor_1.2, whole genome shotgun sequence:
- the LOC139037221 gene encoding olfactory receptor 1L8-like has translation MERLNQTSSVSEFILLGLSSRPDDQKPLFILFLTMYLVTITGNLLIILAICSDPQLHTPMYFFLSVLSFTDICFTTTIVPRMLVNFLSHKTISYAGCLTQMYFIYALGNTDSCLLAVMAFDRYVAICDPFHYVTTMSHRCCVLMVAFSCSLPHFHSLLHTLLLNQLTFCDSNVIHNFLCDLSPLIKLSCSPTFVNEIVILIEGSFILVTPFLCITFSYIRILIAVLKIPSTSGKRKAFSTCGSHLTVVTLFYGSIFYVYLQPVSTYTIRDHVATIVYTVLSSMLNPFIYSLRNKDLNQGLRKLLGRRKPQTTPS, from the coding sequence ATGGAAAGACTCAACCAAACCAGCAGTGTCTCTGAGTTCATCCTCCTGGGACTCTCCTCCCGGCCTGACGACCAGAAGCCACTCTTCATCCTCTTCCTCACAATGTACCTGGTCACCATAACAGggaacctgctcatcatcctggccaTCTGCTCTGACCCCCAACTGCACACCCCCATGTATTTCTTCTTGAGTGTCCTGTCTTTCACTGACATTTGCTTCACAACAACCATTGTCCCCAGGATGCTGGTGAACTTCCTGTCACATAAGACCATCTCCTATGCTGGGTGTCTGACTcagatgtattttatatatgctcTGGGCAACACTGACAGCTGCCTTCTGGCAGTCATGGCctttgaccgctatgtggccatctgtgaCCCCTTCCACTATGTCACCACCATGAGCCACCGCTGCTGTGTCCTGATGGTGGCCTTCTCCTGTTCATTGCCTCACTTCCACTCACTCCTACACACACTTCTGCTGAATCAGCTCACCTTCTGTGACTCTAATGTTATCCATAACTTTCTCTGTGACCTCAGCCCTCTAATAAAACTGTCCTGCTCCCCCACATTTGTCAACGAAATTGTGATATTGATAGAAGGATCTTTTATTTTAGTGACCCCTTTCCTATGCATTACTTTCTCTTATATACGGATCCTCATTGCAGTTCTTAAAATTCCCTCAACTTCTGGGAAACGCAAAGCCTTCTCCACGTGTGGCTCGCACCTCACTGTGGTAACACTCTTTTATGGAAGCATCTTCTATGTCTATCTACAGCCTGTGTCCACCTACACCATCAGGGACCACGTGGCTACAATTGTCTACACAGTTCTGTCCTCCATGCTCAATCCTTTTATCTACAGTCTAAGAAACAAAGACCTGAATCAGGGTCTGAGGAAGCTGCTGGGCAGGAGGAAACCCCAGACAACACCCTCTTGA